Proteins encoded together in one Kitasatospora albolonga window:
- a CDS encoding dephospho-CoA kinase — translation MLKVGLTGGIGAGKSEVSRRLVEYGAVLIDSDRIAREVVEPGTPGLAAVVEEFGPDILAADGTLDRPALGALVFADPDRRAALNAIVHPLVGARAAELEREAAADAVVVHDVPLLAENGLAPLYDLVIVVDASPETQLDRLVNVRGMTESDARARMAAQATREERLAVADLTVDNDGPLEALEPQVRGVWEELLRRAAATAR, via the coding sequence ATGCTGAAAGTGGGCCTGACCGGCGGGATCGGCGCCGGCAAGAGCGAAGTGTCGCGGCGACTCGTCGAGTACGGTGCCGTCCTGATCGACTCCGACCGCATCGCGCGTGAGGTCGTCGAGCCCGGAACCCCCGGGCTCGCGGCCGTGGTCGAGGAGTTCGGGCCGGACATCCTGGCCGCCGACGGCACCCTGGACCGCCCGGCGCTCGGTGCGCTGGTCTTCGCCGACCCGGACCGCCGCGCCGCGCTGAACGCGATCGTGCACCCCCTGGTCGGCGCCCGCGCGGCCGAGCTGGAACGGGAGGCGGCGGCGGACGCCGTCGTCGTCCATGACGTACCGCTGCTGGCGGAGAACGGCCTCGCCCCCCTCTACGACCTGGTCATCGTGGTGGACGCGTCCCCGGAGACCCAGCTCGACCGGCTGGTGAACGTACGCGGAATGACCGAGTCCGACGCCCGCGCCAGGATGGCCGCCCAGGCGACCCGTGAGGAACGCCTCGCCGTCGCCGATCTGACCGTGGACAACGACGGGCCGCTGGAGGCGCTGGAACCGCAGGTGCGCGGGGTCTGGGAGGAACTGCTGCGCAGGGCCGCCGCCACCGCCCGCTGA
- a CDS encoding proteasome protein, protein MPDPQSLYEWEPKGLAVVDMALAQESAGLVMLYHFDGYIDAGETGEQIVDGLLETLPHQVVARFDHDRLVDYRARRPLLTFRRDRWTSFEAPTLEVRVVQDATGAPFLLLSGPEPDVEWERFAAAVEQIVERLGVRLTVNFHGIPMGVPHTRPVGITPHGNRTDLMPGHRSPFDEAQVPGSAESLVEYRLMESGHDVLGVATHVPHYVARSAYPDAALTALEAITAATGLVLPALAHSLRTEAHRTQTEIDRQIGQGDEELVSLVEGLEHQYDAVAGSETRGNLVAEPVDLPSADEIGREFERFLAEREGDG, encoded by the coding sequence GTGCCTGATCCGCAGAGTTTGTACGAATGGGAGCCGAAGGGCCTGGCCGTCGTCGACATGGCGCTGGCCCAGGAGTCGGCCGGCCTGGTCATGCTCTACCACTTCGACGGATACATCGACGCGGGCGAGACCGGCGAGCAGATCGTCGACGGCCTGCTCGAAACGCTGCCCCACCAGGTCGTGGCCCGGTTCGACCACGACCGGCTCGTGGACTACCGCGCACGGCGTCCCCTGCTGACCTTCCGGCGCGACCGCTGGACCTCCTTCGAGGCCCCGACCCTGGAGGTCCGGGTCGTCCAGGACGCCACCGGAGCGCCCTTCCTGCTGCTGTCGGGCCCCGAGCCGGACGTCGAGTGGGAGCGGTTCGCCGCCGCCGTCGAGCAGATCGTCGAGCGCCTCGGCGTCCGTCTCACGGTGAACTTCCACGGCATCCCCATGGGCGTCCCGCACACCCGGCCCGTCGGCATCACCCCGCACGGCAACCGCACCGACCTGATGCCCGGCCACCGCAGCCCCTTCGACGAGGCCCAGGTCCCCGGCTCGGCGGAGTCCCTTGTCGAGTACCGGCTGATGGAGTCCGGCCACGACGTCCTCGGGGTCGCCACCCACGTCCCGCACTACGTGGCCCGGTCCGCCTACCCGGACGCGGCCCTGACCGCGCTGGAGGCGATCACCGCCGCGACCGGCCTGGTCCTGCCCGCTCTCGCGCACTCCCTGCGCACCGAGGCGCACCGCACCCAGACCGAGATCGACCGGCAGATCGGCCAGGGCGACGAGGAGCTCGTCTCCCTGGTCGAGGGCCTGGAGCACCAGTACGACGCGGTCGCCGGGTCCGAGACCCGCGGCAACCTCGTCGCCGAACCCGTCGACCTGCCGTCCGCCGACGAGATCGGCCGCGAGTTCGAGCGCTTCCTCGCCGAGCGGGAGGGCGACGGCTGA